In Littorina saxatilis isolate snail1 linkage group LG8, US_GU_Lsax_2.0, whole genome shotgun sequence, a single genomic region encodes these proteins:
- the LOC138974224 gene encoding uncharacterized protein has translation MADHEENSETSSVSSLELSCYSSDFEVLNEHDLQPYQFEPELSDAEVEETPDRDDFSESLDRLMSTNWCQCANCAGMGSIRECRCCQEIPEMESLIVSTGVGCITDHPGFKSVCLDHYVLETCYHWYNQQYGRAIQDANEQYRYVAYRMLVRWVWKWLGETSGSPYQLVRLQELENSFLVQMGSTWVIGTHDLPITGRTPYH, from the exons ATGGCAGACCATGAAGAAAACAGTGAAACAAGCAGCGTTTCTTCACTGGAACTATCGTGCTACAGTAGTGATTTTGAGGTTTTGAATGAACACGATCTTCAACCATACCAGTTTGAACCTGAGCTGTCCGATGCTGAGGTTGAGGAAACACCCGACAGAGACGATTTTAGCGAGTCTCTCGATCGTTTGATGTCCACCAACTG gtgtcagTGCGCAAACTGTGCAGGCATGGGCTCAATCCGAGAATGCCGCTGTTGTCAAGAAATTCCAGAAATGGAATCACTGATAGTAAGCACAGGGGTGGGCTGCATCACTGACCACCCTGGCTTCAAATCAGTGTGCTTGGACCACTATGTCTTGGAGACATGCTATCACTGGTACAACCAGCAGTATGGGAGGGCTATACAGGATGCTAATGA gCAGTATCGGTATGTAGCTTACCGCATGCTTGTGCGGTGGGTCTGGAAATGGCTGGGAGAGACATCAGGATCACCTTACCAGCTTGTGCGGTTGCAAGAATTAGAGAACAGTTTCCTAGTGCAGATGGGCAGTACGTGGGTTATAGggacccacgacctcccgatcacagggcggacgccttaccactag
- the LOC138972453 gene encoding uncharacterized protein — METCILLILLTGRVYGQELPISTTDSLCPCATPCNATVASGQNWEDVAFRKQVEVSSRFADQSIEPHEICDLTTGTEANPWQSHATDPTPWLLLDLQAKYTIGKLVLTRRNSQADDAQSILSTTITLDGNRCYAFPDYPGVGRYRAGDWRDKCMSYPYFISAGSFSI, encoded by the exons ATGGAAACATGCATTCTCCTTATCTTGTTGACCGGGAGGGTGTATGGCCAAGAGCTTCCGATATCTACCACAG ATTCTCTCTGCCCTTGCGCGACCCCCTGTAACGCTACTGTGGCTTCCGGTCAAAACTGGG AGGACGTTGCCTTCAGGAAACAAGTTGAAGTGAGCTCGAGGTTTGCAGATCAATCGATCGAGCCACATGAGATCTGTGATCTGACGACCGGAACAGAAGCCAACCCGTGGCAGAGTCACGCGACGGACCCGACTCCCTGGCTCCTCCTCGACCTGCAGGCAAAGTACACGATCGGCAAGCTGGTGCTCACTAGGAGGAACTCGCAAG CTGATGACGCCCAATCAATCCTATCGACGACCATCACCTTGGACGGTAATCGGTGTTACGCCTTTCCGGACTACCCAGGGGTTGGGAGATATCGCGCAGGAGACTGGAGAGACAAATGTATGTCGTACCCGTACTTTATATCAGCAGGGTCATTCAGTATTTAA